From the Pongo pygmaeus isolate AG05252 chromosome X, NHGRI_mPonPyg2-v2.0_pri, whole genome shotgun sequence genome, one window contains:
- the MID1IP1 gene encoding mid1-interacting protein 1: protein MMQICDTYNQKHSLFNAMNRFIGAVNNMDQTVMVPSLLRDVPLADPGLDNDVGVEVGGSGGCLEERTPPVPDSGSANGSFFAPSRDMYSHYVLLKSIRNDIEWGVLHQPPPPAGSEESSAWKSKDILVDLGHLEGADAGEEDLEQQFHYHLRGLHTVLSKLTRKANILTNRYKQEIGFGNWGH, encoded by the coding sequence ATGATGCAAATCTGCGACACCTACAACCAGAAGCACTCGCTCTTTAACGCCATGAATCGCTTCATCGGCGCCGTGAACAACATGGACCAGACGGTGATGGTGCCCAGCTTGCTGCGCGACGTGCCCCTGGCTGACCCCGGATTAGACAACGATGTTGGCGTGGAGGTAGGCGGCAGTGGCGGCTGCCTGGAGGAGCGCACGCCCCCAGTCCCCGACTCGGGAAGCGCCAATGGCAGCTTTTTCGCGCCCTCTCGGGACATGTACAGCCACTACGTGCTGCTCAAGTCCATCCGCAACGACATCGAGTGGGGGGTCCTGCACCAGCCGCCTCCACCGGCTGGGAGCGAGGAGAGCAGTGCCTGGAAGTCCAAGGACATCCTGGTGGACCTGGGCCACTTGGAGGGTGCGGACGCCGGCGAAGAAGACCTGGAGCAGCAGTTCCACTACCACCTGCGCGGGCTGCACACTGTGCTCTCGAAACTCACGCGCAAAGCCAACATTCTCACTAACAGATACAAGCAGGAGATCGGCTTCGGCAATTGGGGCCACTGA